CAAATAGACGAAGAGGAGGATTCGCCGGCTTGCCCCCTTCGATCAGCGTATCTTCCGCGTAGATAACGGTCTTTCGGATTTCCGGCCCCATGAATACCATCCCTGTTGAAAAAATTGGTTCCTGGTATGCCCATATTATGGTATACCGTATTATAAGATGTCAAGAGTGGTTTTAGCGATGTCAAACGCCGCAGGCTCATTAAGGGTCGAACGAACGACCAAAACCCTTAGGGCGCTCGCACTCGAAAAGCTGCGCAGCGCCATCCTCACGCAGCACTTCAAGCCCGGCGCGCGCCTCGTCGAGCGGACACTTTGCGAAGAATTGGGCGTAAGCCGCACAGTCGTGCGCGAGGCGCTGCGGCATCTCGAAGCGGAGGGGTTGGTCGAATCGGTTCCGCAACAGGGACCGGTCGTGGCTCGCGTGGATCGCGATGCCGCGTCGCAACTTTACGAGCTTCGCGCCGCACTTGAGGCGCTGGCGGCGCGCGCCGCGGCGGAAATCGCGTCCGCCGCGGACATCGAATCGATGTCTCGCTCTCTCGATCGTATCGAGCAGGGGTATGCCAGCGGCGATATGTCGGCGGTATTGGAAGCCACGACGGCCTTCTACGAATCGATGTTCCTAAGTGGAGGAAAAACGGTTGCTTGGACGATCGTTCAGTCGCTCAATGCGCGCATCACGACGTTGCGCGCGCTCACCATCGGCTCGAGCGGGCGCAACCGGCAGGGGCCGCTCG
This portion of the Alphaproteobacteria bacterium genome encodes:
- a CDS encoding GntR family transcriptional regulator — translated: MSNAAGSLRVERTTKTLRALALEKLRSAILTQHFKPGARLVERTLCEELGVSRTVVREALRHLEAEGLVESVPQQGPVVARVDRDAASQLYELRAALEALAARAAAEIASAADIESMSRSLDRIEQGYASGDMSAVLEATTAFYESMFLSGGKTVAWTIVQSLNARITTLRALTIGSSGRNRQGPLEMRRILEALKRRDAAAAEVAALEHVRAAGKIALTLLRDGDR